In Flavobacterium sp. GSB-24, the genomic window TTCGCATCTGCTGCAGCTTTAATCGTTAAATTATAAGCATTCGTAGCCGTTTCAATTTCAGCAACTTCAGAAGGCAGTAAAACATATCTGTCTGGCAACGGAAAGGTCACTCCTAATTGTGACAAAGAAGGCGAAGGCGAAGCAATTCCATCAGCGGCAACTGTTGGAACTTTACCTATTCTAGATGAAGCGCCCAAAACAATTAAATCAGTAGGCAGTGCTTGTCTAGCTCTTCCAAAAATCTGTCCCATTACTGTAGCAGTTGTAGCATCTAATCCACCTCCCATTAATACTGCTTTTAAATTTGCTGAAAGATCAGGCAGGGTCTCGTCTACAATTAATAATGGATTATTTCCTGTTGCAGACAAAAGATTAATTCTGCTTCCCTGACCTAAAAATGCTAATGCATTATGCAACGGACCATATAATTGAGCATTTAAAGTACCAACCAAACTCACTCCTCCAGCACTTAAATTCGCTTGAGTTAACTGATTGTAGGTAATTACATGAAAATGAGGAAGAGTAGTAATTACAGGTAAATTAGCCACAACTCCTTTTCTTCCACCAGAAACAAGCTGTGTAACCAAGGCGTTATATGCTGCCGCAAAAGTAGCCGGCGGCGTTAACGGATTTACTGTCGGATCTCCGCCAGCAGTTGCGTAGCCCAACTCATCATTACCTCCTATCCACAAAGAGAAGAAAGTAGGATTTTGACTTAAAGCATCGGCCAGAACTGTAGTTGTTGTACTTGAAGCAAAACGAGCAAAATAAGGATTTGCTGTTCCTGCAACAACTCCCGCTGGATTACCATAACCAGGCGCTAACAAATGGAAACTTTTAGCTCCAGGAACTCCTAAATTACCAAAAGTCCCAGACAAATGCGCTGTAACTTCTGTCGTTGGTGTTCCCTCAACTGGAACTGGTGCACTCTTAAAATATAAACGAGGCCCAAAAATAACATTCCCTCCTAATAACAACCCCCCAATATTATCATTTGAAAAAGGCGTTTTAAACTCTCCTCCTCCAACTAAAGCAAATTGCTGTGCCAAAATGTTTGGATAAGCACCTTCTTGTCCCTTAATAAATAAGGCATTATCACTAAAACCTGCCGCAAAAGAATCTCCTAATGCCACATATTTAGAAAAATCTGCACTTCCAGCTGTCAAAGGCTTCCCATCAGACGATTCCACAGGAACAACCACATCGTCATCACTATTACAAGCCATAAAGGTTAGCGAAACCAATAAAAGCCATTTGAAATTTTTTATCATAATTTCTATATTTTAAATTTATTCATTTCCAAATCATAAATTCAGAAACATATATAATGAATTTTACACTGAGTTAATAAATCAATTATGGATTGATAGTCCAAGAAGCAAAATACTGCTGTCCAATTAATCCCGCTCCAATAACTTGATAATATTCTTTACCACCAATGTTAGCCGCTCCTAATTTTACAACTGATTTCAATTTTGGAATTCCATAATTTATCTGCGCATCAATTACCGTTGCAGATTTGATCACACCATCAGCAAAACCTGCCTGCCACAGATATTCACTGTTCCATCTTCCACTAACACTGAAGCCAAAATTCTTGAACAGTTTATCATTTCCAAGTGACATTTTAACTCTATGTTTTGGAGTATTAAATCCAGCTTCAAAACTTGGATCTTTTTCTTGATCAAAATCGAATTGAGCATAGTTATAATTTACTCCTAATTCGAAATCAGAAATTATTTTTCTAGAAAGTCCAACCCCAAATCCTAATGAATGTATTTCCACATCTGAATTGGTATACAATTGATACACTCTATATTCTCCATTTTGAATAGCTCTTACAGACTGCACTCCTGCATCTGTAGTTCCTGCCGCAAGATTTGGATTATCCTGTGCTGTTCCGTAGTAAGGAGAAATTACATTTAAAGTACCAATGAAATTATTATAAATATTATAGTAACCGTTGATATCTATAGACATACCTTCAAAAATAGAACGATATCCAATTTCAAAAGCTTTTACTTCCTCAGGTTTTACTAAGTTCGCTCTCGATTTCTTCAATAAAGCTGCTGCAGCAATTGGATTACTTCCTGCCATAGCTGAAAACGCATTTACAGAACTTGCTAAATAAGAATTATTATAAGCATCAACACCAGTCATATTTTTAGTAGCACTTCCATTGCTGTAAGATTGACCTTCAGCACTTAACGGAAATGTTTCACTAAATCTTGTCAAGTTATCTGGAGCAGAACCAATCAACACAGCACTTCCAATATTAAATCCGATATATTGATCTTGAGTAGAAGGGTTTCTAAAACCTGTTTGGAAAGATCCTCTAAAATTATGATTTCTCTTCTCTCCTCCTGAATACACTAAAGATAAACGCGGTGAAAAGTTTCCATCAAAGTTTTTAGATTTATCATAACGAAGAGATCCTGTAAACTTCAATCTGTCATCCATGAATTTTTTCATCAATTGAGCATAAGCTCCATACTCATTGTAATTAATCGGACCATTTGCGTCCGTATAAATTCTTCCATGAGAATTCAGCTCATAAGCCCTAAAAGAACCTCCAACTTGAATCTCCGCAAATTTTATTAGATCTCTAAAATTATAGTTTACATCCGAATGGTAAATTTTTGAGTTATCAACCAATTTTGAACCAGAAAGAACATCTTCCTCATTTGTAACTTGATTAAAAGCATTTTTGAATTCTGCTGTTCCTGGCAAGAAACGACCAGTATCTGCAGTAGTTCTTCCTGCCGCATGTGCCTGCTCAGGCGTCATACCTGCCAATGTACCTTGTATATATGCGCCTGCATATTGACCAAACCAAGTATTATCATCTTTCCATTTTCTATTAACATTGATACCCGTAAAAACCATATCATAAGAATGACCTCCATCTTCGCCAGTCATGTACCCTCTTACAAAAAAGTTTTTCCCTTTAAATTCTAATTTATTCTGGTACATAAAAAAATCATTCAGATAATACCTGTTAGCTCCTTGATAAACAGCATTCCCTGTACCAATTTTACTCTGCCAGATAATTTCCAACTTTTCATCTCCAAAAGGTCGTGCATGCAAAGAAAAATCAATCTTAATATTCGACGCCTTATTATCCGTTAAATCAATTTCATTATAACCTGTTCTACTAACCATAGAATTCGGTAAAAGATTAGATGCACCAGCCGGAATTAACCCCATTGCTTCTAACTTCTGACCAACGCCTTTAATATTCGTCGCTGCCTCATCACCATAAACATTGATTCCATCATAACTAGGATTCGTTCTATCAATGCCCGTCCTTGTCTTGTCATTATAATTTGTAGCATACCAATCTGTAGCTTCCATATAGGTGAAATTCGCTTTAGCAGCAAAGTATTTATTAAAAGCGCGAGCAAATCGAATACCAAAATCATAATAACTATTTGTGCCCGCAGCTTCTTGAGAAGTTACTCCATATTTAAAATAAGCTGAAACACCTTGATTTGTAAATGGACTTTTACTGGTCATGAATAAAATTCCATTAAAAGCATTTGCTCCATATAATGCAGATGAAGCACCTGGCAGAAGTTCCACACTCTGAACATCGATTTCCGAAACCCCAATCATGTTTCCTAAAACAAAATTCAGCAATGGAGAAGAGTTATCCATACCATCTACCAACTGCATAAAACGAGTATTTGCAACAGTCGCAAATCCCCTTGTATTGATTGACTTGAAAGACATACTACTGGTATTCATCTGTACCTCTTTCATATTTTCTAGACCATCATAAAAAGTTGGAGAAGCCGTCCTTTTTATTTCCTGAATTCCCATTCTTTCAATTGTCACAGGAGATTCCAAAACTCTTTCTGGTGTTCTGGATGCTGAAACTACAATTTCATCTAATTTAGTTTCTTCATCAATTAGAATTACATTCAACTTTTGATTAGCCGTGGTTACATTAATCGTTTTTGACGCAAATCCTACTGCAGAAACTTTTACAGAAAAAGGAAGTTTAGAATTGGTTGTCAATTTAAATGATCCGTCGAAATCAGTAGACGCACCACTATTTTCACCGACAACAATAACATTAGCACCTGGAATAGATTGTTTGTTACCATCGGTAACCGAACCTGTTATTGTATTCTGCGCAAAGGATATTCCGCTGAATAACAACATAATTAGCAAGTAGACTCTCATTGGGTTAGTTTTTTCGTTAGTATATATAGCCAAAATACATAAATATTTTCATATGTATAAAAAAACGTTAAATAAAATTAATATTTAGCACTATTTTAATCAATATTTTAACTATTTATCAATGAGTTTTATTAAAATAAAATCAAAGAAGACCACAAGAAAATCTTACTTACTATGCATACATACAATTTTTGATTAAAAAAATGAAAAATTCATAAAAATACAGGTGTTGAAAAAAAAATTCGACAATAAAAAAAAGCGAGACATAAATCTCGCTTTTTTAACATATTTATATTTTAAATAGAAGTTATTCTACTGTAACTGACTTCGCTAGGTTACGAGGCTGATCCACATTACAACCTCTCATTACAGCAATGTAATAAGAAAGCAATTGCAATGGAATTGTAGTAACTAATGGAGACAATGCGTCTGAAGTTTCTGGAATTTCGATTACATAATCTGCTAATTCACGAACTTGAGTATCACCTTTGGTAACAACCGCAATGATTTTCCCGCTTCTTGATTTAATTTCCTGAATGTTACTTACAATCTTGTCGTAATGTCCTTGTTTAGGCGCAATAACAATTACTGGCATAAATTCATCAATTAAAGCAATTGGACCGTGTTTCATTTCGGCAGCTGGATAACCTTCAGCGTGGATATATGAAATTTCTTTTAACTTTAAAGCACCCTCTAAAGCAACTGGGAAATTATATCCTCTACCTAAATAAAGACAGTTTGGCGAATCTTTAAAGGCAGCAGCAATTTCTTTTGCTTTATCATTGGTTTCTAATGCTTCAGCTACTTTTTCAGGAATAATTTCTAATTCTTGAAGATAAGTATGGAAATCTGTATTTGATAAAGTTCCTTTAGCTTTTCCTAATCTTAAAGCGATCATCGTTAAAACTGTGATCTGAGTAGTAAATGCCTTTGTTGAAGCAACTCCGATCTCTGGTCCTGCGTGTGTATAAGCACCTGCATGACTTTCTCTTGAAATAGAAGATCCAACAACGTTACAAACACCAAATACAAACGCTCCGTTTTCTTTAGCCAATTTGATAGCTGCCATAGTATCTGCAGTCTCACCAGATTGCGAGATAGCAATAACAACATCATCTTTATTGATAATCGGATTTCTGTATCTAAACTCAGAAGCATATTCTACTTCAACAGGAATACGAGTAAACTCTTCAAAAATATATTCTGCAACTAAACCTGCATGCCAAGAAGTTCCACAAGCTACAATTAGAATTCGCTTAGCGTTTAAGAATTTTTCAATATTATCTTCAACACCTGCCATTTGAACAATTCCTTGATTCGCATTAAGTCTACCTCTATAAGTATCTTTAATAACACTTGGCTGTTCGTAAATCTCTTTTAGCATGAAATGGTCATAACCTCCTTTTTCAATTTGCTCCAAATTCATTTGAAGCTCTTGAATATAAGGGTCTACCAAAGAGTCATCTTTAATTTTTCTAATTTTGATTGGCTTGTGCAGTCTGATATTTGCCATTTCTCCATCTTCCAAATACACTGCATTAGAAGTATATTCAATAAATGGTGATGCATCTGAAGCAATAAAATATTCGCCTTCTCCAACTCCAATTGCCAACGGACTTCCTAATCTTGCCGCAACAATCTCGTTTGGATTCTTTTTATCAAAAACAGCAATTGCATAAGCACCAACAACTTGATTCAATGCAATTTGAACAGCTTTACCTAACTTAATGTTTTCTTTCTTTTGAACTTCTTC contains:
- the glmS gene encoding glutamine--fructose-6-phosphate transaminase (isomerizing), translated to MCGIVGYIGHRDAYPIVIKGLKRLEYRGYDSAGVMLYDDESGIKVCKTKGKVSDLEAKANEGFTTNGNIGIGHTRWATHGVPNDVNSHPHLSNSGDLVIIHNGIIENYAPLKEELIKRGYTFKSDTDTEVLVNLIEEVQKKENIKLGKAVQIALNQVVGAYAIAVFDKKNPNEIVAARLGSPLAIGVGEGEYFIASDASPFIEYTSNAVYLEDGEMANIRLHKPIKIRKIKDDSLVDPYIQELQMNLEQIEKGGYDHFMLKEIYEQPSVIKDTYRGRLNANQGIVQMAGVEDNIEKFLNAKRILIVACGTSWHAGLVAEYIFEEFTRIPVEVEYASEFRYRNPIINKDDVVIAISQSGETADTMAAIKLAKENGAFVFGVCNVVGSSISRESHAGAYTHAGPEIGVASTKAFTTQITVLTMIALRLGKAKGTLSNTDFHTYLQELEIIPEKVAEALETNDKAKEIAAAFKDSPNCLYLGRGYNFPVALEGALKLKEISYIHAEGYPAAEMKHGPIALIDEFMPVIVIAPKQGHYDKIVSNIQEIKSRSGKIIAVVTKGDTQVRELADYVIEIPETSDALSPLVTTIPLQLLSYYIAVMRGCNVDQPRNLAKSVTVE
- a CDS encoding TonB-dependent receptor; protein product: MRVYLLIMLLFSGISFAQNTITGSVTDGNKQSIPGANVIVVGENSGASTDFDGSFKLTTNSKLPFSVKVSAVGFASKTINVTTANQKLNVILIDEETKLDEIVVSASRTPERVLESPVTIERMGIQEIKRTASPTFYDGLENMKEVQMNTSSMSFKSINTRGFATVANTRFMQLVDGMDNSSPLLNFVLGNMIGVSEIDVQSVELLPGASSALYGANAFNGILFMTSKSPFTNQGVSAYFKYGVTSQEAAGTNSYYDFGIRFARAFNKYFAAKANFTYMEATDWYATNYNDKTRTGIDRTNPSYDGINVYGDEAATNIKGVGQKLEAMGLIPAGASNLLPNSMVSRTGYNEIDLTDNKASNIKIDFSLHARPFGDEKLEIIWQSKIGTGNAVYQGANRYYLNDFFMYQNKLEFKGKNFFVRGYMTGEDGGHSYDMVFTGINVNRKWKDDNTWFGQYAGAYIQGTLAGMTPEQAHAAGRTTADTGRFLPGTAEFKNAFNQVTNEEDVLSGSKLVDNSKIYHSDVNYNFRDLIKFAEIQVGGSFRAYELNSHGRIYTDANGPINYNEYGAYAQLMKKFMDDRLKFTGSLRYDKSKNFDGNFSPRLSLVYSGGEKRNHNFRGSFQTGFRNPSTQDQYIGFNIGSAVLIGSAPDNLTRFSETFPLSAEGQSYSNGSATKNMTGVDAYNNSYLASSVNAFSAMAGSNPIAAAALLKKSRANLVKPEEVKAFEIGYRSIFEGMSIDINGYYNIYNNFIGTLNVISPYYGTAQDNPNLAAGTTDAGVQSVRAIQNGEYRVYQLYTNSDVEIHSLGFGVGLSRKIISDFELGVNYNYAQFDFDQEKDPSFEAGFNTPKHRVKMSLGNDKLFKNFGFSVSGRWNSEYLWQAGFADGVIKSATVIDAQINYGIPKLKSVVKLGAANIGGKEYYQVIGAGLIGQQYFASWTINP
- a CDS encoding SGNH/GDSL hydrolase family protein, encoding MIKNFKWLLLVSLTFMACNSDDDVVVPVESSDGKPLTAGSADFSKYVALGDSFAAGFSDNALFIKGQEGAYPNILAQQFALVGGGEFKTPFSNDNIGGLLLGGNVIFGPRLYFKSAPVPVEGTPTTEVTAHLSGTFGNLGVPGAKSFHLLAPGYGNPAGVVAGTANPYFARFASSTTTTVLADALSQNPTFFSLWIGGNDELGYATAGGDPTVNPLTPPATFAAAYNALVTQLVSGGRKGVVANLPVITTLPHFHVITYNQLTQANLSAGGVSLVGTLNAQLYGPLHNALAFLGQGSRINLLSATGNNPLLIVDETLPDLSANLKAVLMGGGLDATTATVMGQIFGRARQALPTDLIVLGASSRIGKVPTVAADGIASPSPSLSQLGVTFPLPDRYVLLPSEVAEIETATNAYNLTIKAAADANGLAIVDAKSIMDDLNKPNGITMNNFTLKATFVTGGMFSLDGVHPSPRGYAFIANKFIEVINTKYGSNLKGVDIGNYQVLFPATL